A window of the Parabacteroides merdae ATCC 43184 genome harbors these coding sequences:
- a CDS encoding DUF2264 domain-containing protein, producing MRNSLKIAVLILCTICLPFTGNAQQTTGKEDRAFWVENLTRIADPVLVNLSNNTLKKNMPYESLGNRRRFSHLEAVGRLVCGIAPWLELGPDNTPEGKLREKYINLTVKGLKNAVNPEAPDYLVFGEPSQPLVDAAFLAQGLLRAPKQLWGNLDPQAKEWMITELKRSRNIKPFENNWLLFASTVEAALLEFTGECDMERMLYGVKKFRDEWYKGDAMYGDGVDFHMDYYNSFVIHPMLTDVLVVMKKHNIEGADFLDTQLKRHARYAEILERFISPEGSFPVVGRSICYRFGAFHALGQAALMHILPERVKPAQVRCALTSVIRRQLKSPANFDKNGWLRVGFTGEQIEISESYINTGSVYLCAFGLVPLGLPETDEFWSAPYTEWTNVKAWNGEKVQADHAIK from the coding sequence ATGAGAAATTCATTGAAAATCGCCGTACTAATTCTATGTACGATCTGCCTGCCTTTTACAGGCAACGCCCAGCAAACAACAGGTAAAGAAGATCGTGCATTCTGGGTGGAAAATCTGACACGCATTGCTGATCCCGTACTTGTCAATCTGAGCAATAATACGTTGAAGAAGAATATGCCTTACGAATCGTTGGGCAACCGTCGTCGTTTCTCGCATTTGGAGGCGGTGGGCCGTCTGGTCTGCGGTATCGCTCCTTGGCTGGAACTGGGACCGGACAATACGCCTGAAGGCAAGCTCCGTGAGAAATATATCAACCTGACGGTAAAAGGCTTGAAGAATGCTGTTAATCCGGAGGCTCCCGACTATCTGGTTTTCGGTGAACCGTCGCAACCTCTGGTAGATGCTGCTTTTTTGGCTCAGGGATTATTGCGTGCTCCGAAACAACTTTGGGGGAATCTTGATCCGCAGGCAAAAGAATGGATGATTACCGAATTGAAGCGTAGCCGTAACATCAAGCCTTTTGAAAACAACTGGCTGCTTTTTGCTTCGACCGTCGAAGCTGCTTTGTTGGAGTTTACAGGAGAATGTGATATGGAACGGATGCTGTATGGAGTGAAAAAATTCCGTGACGAATGGTATAAAGGGGATGCTATGTATGGTGATGGAGTTGATTTTCACATGGACTATTATAATAGTTTCGTAATCCATCCGATGCTGACGGACGTGCTGGTCGTGATGAAGAAACATAATATCGAGGGAGCTGATTTCTTGGATACACAGTTGAAACGTCATGCTCGTTATGCCGAGATACTGGAACGTTTTATTTCTCCCGAAGGTTCCTTTCCGGTTGTCGGTCGTTCCATCTGCTACCGTTTCGGTGCTTTCCATGCGTTAGGACAAGCTGCTTTGATGCATATTTTGCCCGAACGGGTGAAACCGGCGCAGGTGCGTTGCGCTTTGACTTCCGTCATTCGTCGCCAGTTGAAGTCTCCGGCAAATTTCGACAAGAACGGCTGGTTGCGCGTAGGCTTTACAGGTGAACAAATCGAGATCTCCGAGTCTTATATCAATACGGGGAGCGTCTACCTTTGTGCTTTTGGCTTAGTGCCTCTGGGACTGCCGGAGACGGATGAATTCTGGTCCGCTCCTTATACGGAATGGACGAATGTGAAAGCCTGGAACGGGGAGAAGGTGCAGGCTGACCATGCAATCAAGTGA
- a CDS encoding porin, with the protein MKRLTAFWLSACFLCTISVQAQSFIPERDSSDISLFEYATKIPKRNNVFNLDLEMHASFNTFFTGHKLDEAAFRFNHIKIEATGEVNDRLFYWYRQNLNQGNEGMDLENLPESIEYAMIGYRLNDKFTITLGKQDAAWGGFEYDLDPYAIYEYSDMNEYMDCYFTGVTLGYQPTPSQELRLQVTDNRIGSMEDTYGILPAGIGKPRAPLFYTFNWNSSYLDEILNLRYSATAGEQAKGKWMYMAWAGHNVCTGPFDGYFDVMYTRGALDPLGILTELVPPSAENEEGPVCLRNIQYLSLVAEMNYRFHPKWNAFAKGMYETGSVYKAGDEEGELPDGKYRTAWGLQTGIEFYPMADENLHIFLTGTARFYNLTEKAKALCASIENTQRLSVGFIYKLPLY; encoded by the coding sequence ATGAAACGACTAACGGCATTCTGGCTGTCAGCCTGCTTTTTATGCACTATTTCCGTACAGGCGCAATCATTTATTCCCGAACGGGATTCCTCCGATATTTCCCTGTTCGAATATGCAACGAAGATTCCCAAGCGCAATAATGTATTCAACCTGGATCTGGAAATGCACGCTTCTTTCAATACTTTCTTCACCGGGCACAAGCTGGATGAAGCTGCTTTCCGTTTCAACCATATCAAGATCGAGGCGACCGGTGAAGTAAACGACCGTCTTTTCTACTGGTACCGCCAGAACCTCAACCAGGGGAATGAAGGCATGGATCTGGAGAACCTGCCGGAATCGATCGAATATGCGATGATCGGCTATCGCCTCAACGATAAATTCACGATTACCTTAGGGAAACAGGATGCTGCCTGGGGAGGGTTCGAATATGACCTCGATCCGTATGCTATATATGAATACAGCGACATGAACGAATACATGGATTGCTATTTTACAGGAGTCACGCTTGGTTATCAGCCGACTCCTTCCCAGGAACTACGTTTGCAAGTAACAGACAACCGAATCGGGAGCATGGAAGACACCTACGGAATACTTCCCGCCGGAATCGGAAAGCCACGCGCTCCGCTTTTCTACACATTTAACTGGAACAGCAGTTATCTGGACGAGATTTTGAACCTCCGCTATTCCGCCACGGCCGGAGAACAGGCCAAAGGGAAATGGATGTATATGGCATGGGCCGGGCACAATGTTTGCACCGGCCCGTTTGACGGCTATTTCGATGTGATGTACACACGCGGGGCACTCGATCCGTTAGGTATCCTGACCGAGTTAGTCCCTCCGTCCGCCGAGAATGAGGAAGGACCTGTCTGCTTGCGTAACATCCAGTATCTTTCACTCGTGGCAGAGATGAATTATCGCTTTCATCCGAAATGGAACGCCTTCGCCAAAGGAATGTACGAAACCGGGTCGGTCTATAAAGCGGGAGATGAAGAAGGAGAACTCCCGGACGGGAAATACCGTACGGCATGGGGCTTGCAGACCGGCATCGAATTTTATCCGATGGCGGATGAAAACCTGCATATCTTCCTCACCGGAACAGCCCGCTTTTACAATCTGACGGAAAAAGCAAAAGCGCTGTGTGCTTCCATTGAAAACACACAACGCTTGTCGGTAGGGTTCATATACAAGTTGCCGCTGTATTGA
- a CDS encoding gluconate 5-dehydrogenase, with product MVNFSLEGKVALVTGASYGIGFAIATAFAKAGATIVFNDIKQELVDKGLAAYEAEGIKAHGYVCDVTNEEQVNAFVAQVEKEVGVIDILVNNAGIIKRIPMVEMTAAEFRQVIDIDLNGPFIVSKAVIPSMIKKGHGKIINICSMMSELGRETVSAYAAAKGGLKMLTRNIASEYGEYNIQCNGIGPGYIATPQTAPLRERQADGSRHPFDAFIVAKTPAARWGTPEDLMGPAVFLASDASNFVNGHVLYVDGGILAYIGKQP from the coding sequence ATGGTAAATTTTTCATTGGAAGGTAAGGTTGCACTTGTAACAGGTGCTTCTTACGGTATCGGGTTTGCGATTGCGACTGCGTTCGCTAAAGCCGGTGCTACTATCGTGTTTAACGATATCAAACAGGAATTGGTGGATAAGGGTCTCGCTGCCTATGAAGCTGAAGGTATCAAAGCTCACGGTTATGTTTGCGACGTGACGAATGAAGAGCAGGTGAATGCTTTCGTTGCACAAGTCGAAAAGGAGGTAGGCGTAATCGATATTCTGGTGAACAACGCCGGTATCATCAAACGTATCCCGATGGTGGAAATGACGGCTGCCGAATTCCGCCAGGTGATCGATATCGACCTGAACGGTCCGTTTATCGTCTCTAAAGCAGTTATTCCTTCCATGATCAAGAAAGGACACGGAAAGATCATCAATATCTGCTCTATGATGAGCGAACTCGGCCGTGAGACCGTATCGGCTTATGCTGCCGCCAAAGGTGGTTTGAAGATGCTGACTCGCAATATCGCTTCCGAATATGGCGAATATAACATCCAGTGTAATGGTATCGGTCCGGGTTATATCGCAACTCCGCAGACCGCTCCTTTGCGTGAAAGACAGGCTGACGGTTCCCGTCATCCGTTCGATGCCTTTATCGTTGCCAAGACTCCGGCTGCCCGTTGGGGAACTCCTGAAGATTTGATGGGACCTGCCGTATTCCTTGCCTCCGACGCTTCCAACTTCGTAAACGGCCATGTGCTGTATGTCGATGGCGGTATTCTGGCTTATATCGGTAAACAACCTTGA
- the pstA gene encoding phosphate ABC transporter permease PstA, whose amino-acid sequence MAPVQKLGNIDLKKRTSQKFAFGFFTLLSYLVVAILFVILGFIIIKGGSVISWDFLTKAPEEGMTKGGIFPAIVGTFYLIVGSSIISFPIGIMSGIYMNEYATNGKVVRFIRIMTNNLSGVPSVVFGLFGMSLFVNALGWGDSIIAGSFTLALMSLPLIIRTTEEALKSIDDSFRHGSLALGATKLQTIRRVVLPMAFPNIITGLILSVGRVSGETAPILFTVAAYFLPQLPGSIFDQCMALPYHLYVISTSGTDIEASRGMAYGTALVLIAIVLVVNLLANLLRNYFAKKVKMN is encoded by the coding sequence ATGGCACCTGTACAAAAGTTAGGAAATATAGATTTAAAGAAACGGACCTCCCAAAAGTTTGCATTCGGTTTCTTCACCCTGTTGAGTTATCTGGTCGTAGCGATCTTGTTCGTGATCTTAGGCTTCATCATCATCAAAGGAGGCAGCGTGATCAGCTGGGACTTCCTGACGAAAGCGCCGGAAGAGGGAATGACGAAAGGGGGAATCTTCCCGGCGATCGTCGGAACCTTCTACCTGATCGTCGGAAGCAGTATCATCAGTTTCCCGATCGGGATCATGAGCGGCATCTACATGAATGAATATGCGACAAACGGCAAAGTGGTCCGCTTCATCCGTATCATGACAAATAACCTGAGCGGAGTCCCGTCAGTCGTATTCGGTTTGTTCGGTATGTCGCTGTTCGTCAATGCACTGGGTTGGGGAGATTCGATCATAGCCGGTTCGTTTACGCTGGCATTGATGTCGCTTCCCCTGATTATCCGCACGACGGAAGAAGCTCTGAAAAGTATCGACGACTCGTTCCGGCACGGTAGCCTGGCTTTGGGCGCAACGAAGTTACAGACCATCCGCCGTGTCGTGCTTCCGATGGCTTTCCCGAATATCATCACCGGCCTGATCTTGTCGGTCGGACGCGTATCGGGCGAAACAGCTCCGATCCTGTTCACCGTGGCAGCCTATTTCCTTCCCCAATTGCCGGGAAGCATCTTCGACCAGTGCATGGCACTGCCTTATCACTTGTATGTAATATCCACGAGCGGAACGGATATAGAAGCCTCCCGCGGCATGGCATACGGAACGGCTTTGGTGTTGATTGCCATCGTCTTGGTTGTCAACCTGCTGGCAAATCTATTGCGTAATTATTTCGCTAAGAAAGTAAAAATGAATTAA
- the phoU gene encoding phosphate signaling complex protein PhoU, producing the protein MKVIEQEIAALKNTINEMWALVHQQIYNAGEAMLTGDKELAYKVLSRERRVNAFELKIDSDCEDIIALYAPVAIDLRFVLAMYKINTNLERLGDFAESIARFSVNLPEGEPIDPELVKIARVEEMLHELLGMISLAQEAFEKESSEIASRIFLKDNIIDEINHDSTPLIAQYIEAHPGSALAGLYMAGVIRKMERFGDHCTNIAEELIFYLDAKVMKHIGKTEEK; encoded by the coding sequence ATGAAGGTTATTGAACAAGAAATAGCGGCGTTAAAGAATACGATCAACGAGATGTGGGCACTCGTCCACCAGCAGATATACAATGCCGGTGAAGCGATGCTGACCGGAGACAAGGAACTGGCCTACAAAGTGCTCAGCCGTGAACGCCGCGTGAATGCATTCGAGCTGAAGATCGACAGTGATTGCGAGGATATCATTGCCTTGTACGCACCGGTGGCTATCGACCTGCGTTTCGTACTTGCCATGTACAAGATCAATACAAACCTGGAACGCCTCGGCGACTTCGCCGAAAGTATCGCACGCTTCTCCGTCAACCTGCCGGAAGGAGAACCGATCGATCCGGAACTGGTAAAAATCGCACGCGTAGAAGAAATGTTACACGAACTTCTCGGCATGATATCATTGGCTCAGGAGGCCTTTGAAAAGGAAAGTTCCGAAATCGCGTCACGCATTTTCCTGAAAGACAACATCATCGATGAGATCAATCACGATTCGACTCCTCTGATCGCCCAGTATATCGAAGCGCATCCGGGCAGCGCACTTGCCGGCCTTTACATGGCGGGCGTCATCCGCAAGATGGAACGCTTCGGCGACCATTGCACCAACATTGCAGAAGAACTGATCTTCTACTTGGATGCGAAGGTGATGAAGCACATCGGCAAAACGGAAGAAAAGTAA
- a CDS encoding glycoside hydrolase family 88 protein translates to MNKLLSLSVLATTLLLSSCSNAPQEEPLAKVIDRGLKASTEQALLMAKELEQQDGRLPKSIKDGKLETSDCYWWCSGFFPGELWYLYENNPTPELKKYAGLFTERLEKVQHVTDNHDVGFMLYCSYGNGYRLTQNPAYKDVLVTGAGSLSTRFNPMIKAIRSWDFTNNGKWQYPVIIDNMMNLELLTWASKTTGDNRFHDIAVTHANTTMENHFRDDYSCYHVVSYDTITGKPHIKMTHQGYADESAWARGQAWAIYGYTMMARETGSPEYLAQAKHIARFLMNHPNMPADKVPYWDFDAPNIPDAPRDASAAAIMASALIELSQLDKSDEAKSYLDFAEQQVRSLSSPEYLAEKGTNCNFVLKHSTGHLPGNSEVDVPLSYADYYYVEALMRLKKLI, encoded by the coding sequence ATGAACAAACTTTTAAGTTTATCTGTGTTAGCGACCACACTGCTGTTGTCGTCTTGTAGTAATGCCCCGCAGGAGGAACCTCTTGCGAAAGTGATTGACCGCGGTTTGAAAGCCTCGACCGAACAGGCGCTGCTTATGGCCAAAGAGCTGGAACAACAGGATGGCCGGCTGCCTAAGAGCATTAAGGATGGCAAACTGGAAACCAGCGACTGCTATTGGTGGTGCAGCGGTTTCTTCCCCGGTGAACTCTGGTATCTGTATGAAAACAATCCTACTCCCGAATTGAAGAAGTATGCCGGACTTTTTACCGAACGCTTGGAAAAAGTGCAGCATGTGACGGATAACCACGACGTAGGCTTCATGCTTTATTGTAGCTATGGCAACGGTTACCGGCTGACACAAAATCCCGCTTACAAGGATGTGCTGGTGACAGGCGCCGGCTCGCTTAGTACCCGGTTCAACCCTATGATCAAGGCGATCCGTTCCTGGGACTTTACCAATAATGGTAAATGGCAGTATCCGGTTATCATCGATAATATGATGAACCTCGAACTGCTGACGTGGGCAAGCAAGACTACCGGCGATAACCGTTTCCATGATATCGCGGTCACGCATGCCAATACGACGATGGAAAATCATTTCCGCGATGACTATAGCTGCTATCATGTCGTTTCATATGACACCATCACCGGAAAACCCCATATCAAAATGACGCATCAAGGCTATGCCGACGAATCGGCTTGGGCACGCGGACAGGCATGGGCAATCTATGGCTATACGATGATGGCTCGTGAAACCGGCAGTCCCGAATATCTGGCACAGGCCAAGCATATTGCCCGTTTCCTGATGAACCATCCGAATATGCCTGCCGATAAAGTCCCGTATTGGGATTTCGATGCTCCTAATATCCCGGATGCACCGCGCGATGCCTCTGCTGCCGCTATCATGGCTTCGGCTTTGATCGAATTGAGCCAGTTGGATAAATCGGATGAGGCAAAAAGCTATCTGGACTTTGCCGAACAGCAGGTGCGCTCTTTATCATCACCTGAATATTTGGCGGAGAAGGGAACAAACTGTAACTTTGTACTCAAGCATTCGACCGGCCATCTGCCTGGAAACAGCGAGGTGGACGTGCCGCTTAGCTATGCCGATTACTATTATGTGGAAGCATTGATGAGACTGAAAAAATTAATTTGA
- a CDS encoding AAA family ATPase has translation MTLLNNPFVTSGYIAPEYFCDRERETEELLRWLVNENNVAIISTRRMGKTGLIQHCFHLKEIKENYYTFLIDIYATKTLREFVFQLGKVILATLKPKGQKAWELFVNSLVSLKAGFSLDMSGMPQWNLELGDIKSPETTLDEIFHYLAVSDKPCIIAIDEFQQVAQYPEKNTEALLRTYVQHCDKAHFIFAGSQRHLMGEMFISPARPFYQSVSILHLSAIDKQKYMEFVQHHFRMAQKNIDITVFDSLYNRFEGITWYLQKILNILFAMTPKGEVCGGEMIEQAVDFILDSYSFTYSELLYQLPEKQKELMIAICKEGKATALTSGKFIHKYSLPSSSSVQSALRGLLEKDFITKEGNFYMVYDRFFSLWLRRNF, from the coding sequence ATGACATTGTTAAATAATCCATTCGTTACAAGTGGTTACATCGCTCCCGAATATTTCTGTGATCGGGAGAGGGAGACCGAAGAGTTGCTTCGTTGGCTGGTCAATGAAAACAATGTAGCCATCATCTCTACCCGCCGTATGGGAAAAACCGGGCTAATCCAGCATTGTTTCCATTTGAAAGAAATAAAGGAAAATTATTATACCTTCCTGATTGATATTTATGCGACCAAGACACTCCGAGAGTTCGTTTTTCAGTTAGGAAAAGTAATTTTGGCGACTTTAAAACCGAAAGGACAAAAGGCTTGGGAGTTGTTTGTTAATAGTTTGGTCTCTTTAAAGGCCGGTTTTTCATTGGATATGTCGGGAATGCCGCAATGGAATTTGGAATTGGGCGATATCAAGTCGCCGGAAACGACTTTGGATGAAATTTTTCATTATTTGGCTGTATCTGATAAGCCTTGTATTATTGCTATCGATGAGTTTCAACAGGTTGCACAATATCCGGAAAAGAATACGGAGGCTTTGTTGCGTACTTATGTCCAGCATTGCGACAAGGCTCATTTTATATTTGCCGGTTCACAACGTCATTTGATGGGTGAAATGTTTATTAGTCCTGCCCGTCCTTTTTATCAGAGTGTATCTATCCTGCATTTATCGGCAATCGATAAACAGAAATACATGGAGTTTGTACAACATCATTTCAGGATGGCGCAAAAGAATATTGATATTACAGTCTTTGACTCTTTGTATAATCGTTTTGAAGGAATCACTTGGTATCTGCAAAAGATATTGAATATTCTTTTTGCAATGACTCCGAAAGGGGAGGTGTGCGGTGGCGAGATGATTGAACAGGCAGTGGATTTCATTTTGGATTCTTATTCCTTTACCTATTCTGAGTTGCTTTATCAATTGCCGGAAAAGCAGAAAGAGCTGATGATTGCCATTTGTAAAGAAGGGAAAGCAACGGCACTGACTTCCGGAAAATTTATCCATAAATACAGCTTGCCGTCAAGCAGTTCGGTTCAATCGGCTTTAAGAGGGCTGTTGGAAAAGGACTTCATAACAAAAGAAGGAAACTTTTACATGGTTTACGATCGCTTTTTCTCTTTGTGGTTGAGGCGGAACTTCTAA
- the pstB gene encoding phosphate ABC transporter ATP-binding protein PstB, with protein sequence MIKIDAQNVDFHYGDFHALKNISMQIEANTSVAFIGPSGCGKSTFLRLFNRMNDLIPDTRLEGKIFIDGRDIYSKGEKVDTLRKNVGMVFQKPNPFPKTIFENVAYGLRVNGIKDNGYIEETVVKSLKQVVLWDEVKDKLKDSAFALSGGQQQRLCIARALAISPSILLMDEPTSALDPISTGKIEDLIHELKKEYTIVIVTHNMQQAARVSDKTGYFYLGELVEYGETRKIFTNPEKESTQNYITGRFG encoded by the coding sequence ATGATAAAGATTGATGCTCAAAACGTAGATTTCCATTACGGAGACTTTCATGCGCTGAAGAACATTTCGATGCAGATAGAAGCCAACACCTCGGTAGCCTTTATCGGCCCGTCGGGTTGTGGCAAATCTACCTTCCTCCGTTTGTTCAACCGCATGAATGACCTGATCCCCGACACACGTCTGGAGGGTAAGATATTCATCGACGGGCGGGACATATACAGCAAAGGGGAAAAAGTCGATACGCTCCGTAAAAACGTCGGGATGGTGTTTCAGAAACCGAACCCGTTCCCGAAGACAATTTTTGAAAATGTGGCTTACGGTCTACGCGTAAACGGCATTAAGGATAACGGATACATCGAAGAAACCGTAGTCAAAAGCTTGAAGCAGGTCGTTCTCTGGGACGAGGTCAAGGACAAGCTGAAAGATTCGGCTTTCGCTCTTTCCGGCGGCCAGCAGCAACGCCTTTGCATCGCACGGGCATTGGCCATCTCACCTTCAATCCTGCTGATGGACGAGCCCACTTCAGCCCTCGATCCGATCTCTACAGGCAAGATCGAGGATTTGATCCATGAACTGAAAAAGGAATATACAATCGTGATCGTCACACACAACATGCAGCAAGCTGCTCGTGTAAGCGACAAGACTGGATATTTTTATTTGGGTGAACTGGTCGAATATGGTGAAACGCGTAAGATCTTCACCAATCCGGAAAAAGAATCGACCCAGAATTATATCACAGGGAGATTCGGGTGA
- the pstC gene encoding phosphate ABC transporter permease subunit PstC: MRKFFEKIVEGGLLISGSVSSFTILLIVFFLFKEAGGLFNTPATEEGYVLAVNKSNDVGKLSPEKIMDIFDGNITNWKDISGMDQDILIFRFSDLTNYYTEEELGDEFQYVPQKISELVAKEPGIIAFFPKQYLLEKGFQGKVLPEEKITLGEFFGGTKWYPTSTPAPIFGLIPLLLGTLLVSIGAIVLSLPFGIAVAIYMAEIANKRTRDLLKPIIELLAGIPSVVYGFFGLVVIVPLIQKTFDLPVGETAFAGSVVLAIMALPTIITVAEDAMRTTPRAMKEASLALGATQWQTIYKVIIPYSISGITSAVVLGIGRAIGETMAVLMVTGNAAVIPTSFFEPVRTIPATIAAELGEAPAGGAHYEALFLLGAVLFLITLILSISVEYISSKRKI; the protein is encoded by the coding sequence GTGAGAAAATTTTTCGAAAAGATTGTAGAAGGGGGGTTACTCATCAGCGGAAGCGTCAGCAGCTTTACGATTTTGCTGATCGTGTTCTTTCTGTTCAAAGAGGCCGGCGGCCTTTTCAATACTCCGGCCACAGAAGAAGGCTATGTTCTTGCCGTAAATAAAAGCAACGATGTCGGAAAATTATCACCGGAGAAGATCATGGACATTTTCGACGGTAATATAACCAACTGGAAAGATATCAGCGGGATGGATCAGGATATCCTGATATTCCGTTTCTCCGATCTGACCAACTATTATACGGAGGAGGAACTGGGCGACGAATTTCAATACGTCCCGCAAAAGATCAGCGAACTGGTGGCGAAAGAACCAGGTATCATCGCTTTCTTCCCCAAACAGTATTTACTGGAAAAAGGGTTCCAGGGAAAGGTACTGCCGGAAGAGAAGATCACATTAGGGGAGTTCTTCGGAGGGACGAAATGGTATCCGACCTCGACACCGGCCCCTATATTCGGATTGATTCCTTTGTTGTTGGGCACATTACTGGTCAGTATCGGCGCAATCGTACTTTCACTTCCTTTCGGAATTGCGGTTGCCATCTACATGGCGGAAATAGCGAACAAGCGGACACGCGACCTCTTGAAACCTATCATCGAACTGCTCGCGGGCATTCCGTCTGTCGTCTATGGTTTCTTCGGCTTGGTGGTAATCGTGCCGCTCATACAGAAGACATTCGACCTGCCTGTCGGCGAAACGGCTTTTGCCGGCAGCGTGGTCCTGGCGATCATGGCGCTCCCAACGATTATCACCGTTGCGGAAGATGCCATGCGGACAACACCCCGCGCCATGAAGGAGGCAAGCCTCGCCTTGGGTGCGACCCAATGGCAAACAATATATAAAGTAATCATCCCATATTCCATTTCCGGCATTACATCCGCAGTCGTGCTGGGTATCGGACGTGCGATAGGCGAGACGATGGCAGTCCTGATGGTAACCGGCAATGCGGCCGTCATCCCGACCTCCTTCTTCGAGCCGGTGCGGACTATTCCCGCGACGATCGCCGCCGAACTGGGAGAGGCTCCCGCCGGAGGCGCACACTACGAAGCCTTGTTCCTGCTCGGCGCCGTCCTCTTCCTGATCACGTTGATATTGAGTATCTCCGTCGAGTATATTTCATCTAAAAGAAAAATCTGA
- the kduI gene encoding 5-dehydro-4-deoxy-D-glucuronate isomerase — MKTNYELRYAAHPEDAKQYDTKRIRRDFLIEKVFTPNEVNMVYSMYDRMIVGGAMPAGEVLVLEAIDPLKAPFFLTRREMGIFNVGGPGVVKAGDAVFELNFKEALYLGSGDREVTFESKDAKNPAKFYFNSTTAHRNYPDKKVTKADAVVAAMGSLEMSNDRNINKMIVNQVLPTCQLQMGMTELKPGSVWNTMPAHVHSRRMEAYFYFDIPEDQAICHFMGEVDETRHIWMKGDQAVLSPEWSIHSAAATHNYTFIWGMGGENLDYGDQDFSLISDLK; from the coding sequence ATGAAAACAAATTATGAATTGCGTTATGCTGCGCATCCGGAAGATGCAAAGCAATATGATACGAAACGTATCCGTCGTGACTTTCTGATTGAAAAGGTGTTTACTCCGAATGAAGTGAATATGGTCTATTCGATGTACGACCGTATGATCGTCGGTGGCGCTATGCCGGCTGGCGAGGTATTGGTTCTGGAAGCAATCGATCCGTTGAAAGCTCCTTTCTTTCTGACTCGTCGTGAAATGGGGATCTTCAATGTGGGCGGACCAGGTGTTGTAAAAGCTGGGGATGCTGTCTTCGAACTCAATTTTAAGGAGGCTCTTTATCTGGGTTCCGGTGACCGTGAAGTGACATTTGAAAGCAAGGATGCCAAGAATCCGGCTAAATTCTATTTTAACTCTACGACTGCACATCGCAACTATCCGGATAAAAAAGTAACGAAGGCTGACGCTGTGGTTGCCGCTATGGGCTCTTTGGAAATGTCCAACGACCGCAACATCAACAAGATGATCGTCAATCAGGTCCTTCCTACCTGCCAGTTGCAGATGGGTATGACGGAATTGAAACCGGGCAGCGTATGGAACACGATGCCGGCGCACGTGCACAGCCGTCGTATGGAAGCTTATTTCTATTTCGATATTCCTGAAGACCAGGCTATCTGCCATTTCATGGGCGAAGTGGATGAAACCCGTCATATCTGGATGAAAGGCGACCAGGCTGTTTTGTCTCCCGAATGGTCTATCCATAGTGCTGCTGCCACTCACAACTATACTTTCATTTGGGGTATGGGAGGTGAAAACCTGGATTACGGAGATCAGGATTTCTCTTTGATCTCTGACTTGAAGTAA